In Parerythrobacter aestuarii, the sequence GTCCGTGGCTGGCCGAGCGGTTCGTGGTCGGGCGGCCCAATGTGGTCGAGGCCCAGCATTCGACCGACGGGACGCGCAAATGGCTGCTCGCTACCGATGACGGCCACGAGTTCGAGATGGTCTTCATCCCCGATGCCGATCGCGGGACGCTGTGTGTCAGCTCGCAGGTCGGCTGCACGCTCAATTGCCGGTTCTGCCATACCGGCACGATGAAGCTGGTGCGCAACCTCACGCCGGGCGAGATCGTCGGCCAGGTCATGCTGGCACGCGATGCGCTGGGCGAATGGCCCAAGGGCAAGATGGACTTCGCCGACCTCTCTGATGATGACGGGGCCAACGAAAGCGAATACCGCGCCGATGGCCGCCTGCTGACCAATATCGTCATGATGGGCATGGGCGAGCCGCTGTACAATTTCGACAATGTCCGCAACGCGCTGCGGCTGGTGATGGACGGCGAAGGCCTCGCCCTGTCCAAGCGCCGGATCACGCTCTCCACCAGCGGCGTGGTGCCGATGATGGATCGCTGCGGCGAAGAGATCGGCGTGAACCTGGCCGTTTCGCTCCACGCGGTGACGAAGGACATCCGCGACGAGATCGTCCCGATCAACAAGAAATACGGCATCGAGGAACTGCTACAGGCCTGCGCTGATTATCCCGGCGCCAGCAATGCCCGGCGCATCACCTTCGAATATGTCATGCTCAGGGACAAGAACGACACCGACGAGCATGCGCATGAGCTGGTCCGCCTGCTCAAGCAGTATGACCTGCCTGCCAAGGTCAATCTTATACCGTTCAACCCCTGGCCTGGCGCGGCCTATGAATGCTCGACGCCGGAGCGGATCAGGGCCTTCAGCAACATTATCTTCGAAGCCGGCATCAGCGCCCCTGTCCGCACCCCGCGCGGGCGCGATATCGACGCCGCTTGCGGCCAGTTGAAAACCGCCGCCCAGAAGAAAAGCCGCGCCGAGCGTGACCGTGAGGCCGCCGCTGCAGAGGCCACAGCGGAGTGAGCGACCCGGCGACCATTGCCTATTACAAGGACAATGCGCCGCGCTACACGTTGAGCTTCGGGCAAGCCCCAAGCCGCCATCTCGACGCTTTTCTCGACCGATTGGAACCGGGCGCGCGGGTGCTGGAGCTGGGCTGCGGCGGCGGGCGCGATTCTGCGCGGATCAGGGAGCGCGGGTTCGATCTCGACGCGACAGACGGAACTCCGGCGATGGTGCGCAAGGCTAATGAACGCTTTGATGTTGGCGCGCGGGTGATGCGGTTCGAAGAGCTAGATGTAGAGGCTGAGTATGAGGCGGTCTGGGCCCATGCCTGCCTGTTGCATGCCTCGCGCGCCGATTTGCCGGTCTTCCTGTCTGCAATCTGCCGCGCGCTAAAGCCGGGCGGTTGGCAC encodes:
- the rlmN gene encoding 23S rRNA (adenine(2503)-C(2))-methyltransferase RlmN, translating into MADTQLMPIPGQVDPVPVARDITPRADGRIDLMGLPKARIRELFLEAGMDDKQAKLRSKQVYHWLYHRGVTDFEAMTDIAKTMRPWLAERFVVGRPNVVEAQHSTDGTRKWLLATDDGHEFEMVFIPDADRGTLCVSSQVGCTLNCRFCHTGTMKLVRNLTPGEIVGQVMLARDALGEWPKGKMDFADLSDDDGANESEYRADGRLLTNIVMMGMGEPLYNFDNVRNALRLVMDGEGLALSKRRITLSTSGVVPMMDRCGEEIGVNLAVSLHAVTKDIRDEIVPINKKYGIEELLQACADYPGASNARRITFEYVMLRDKNDTDEHAHELVRLLKQYDLPAKVNLIPFNPWPGAAYECSTPERIRAFSNIIFEAGISAPVRTPRGRDIDAACGQLKTAAQKKSRAERDREAAAAEATAE
- a CDS encoding class I SAM-dependent methyltransferase: MSDPATIAYYKDNAPRYTLSFGQAPSRHLDAFLDRLEPGARVLELGCGGGRDSARIRERGFDLDATDGTPAMVRKANERFDVGARVMRFEELDVEAEYEAVWAHACLLHASRADLPVFLSAICRALKPGGWHYASYKLGDGEGRDLLGRLHNFPDQDWIESAYHDADFRLENVEVFPGKGADGTMRDWIALTVRRP